In Phormidium ambiguum IAM M-71, a single window of DNA contains:
- a CDS encoding S-layer homology domain-containing protein, protein MSKNWHLPLMSVVLAGLTIFSGVMAFLSEPEQVTAQQAKQKFSDVALNYWARPFIEPLTEQGIIAGYPDGTFRPEQTIDRDEFAAIIRQSFDRERIRNISSGSDFNDVPENYWATEPIQEAYEMGFMGAFEGNTFRPQQGITRAQALAALSRGMQMNFDRPTTATTQQRTQPRTAKNRLVFPLASTALMQPLLPVIAAQKPRPATTATGTTAATVPAQRYLNNYYDDAEQIPPALVAPVAAATQENVVVNYPAPRLLRPNELLKRSVAAAMIHRALVSQGKLQPIPNNTQANKYFPQPVSNTSATTNSQ, encoded by the coding sequence ATGTCTAAAAATTGGCATTTACCATTAATGAGTGTTGTACTTGCAGGGTTAACAATTTTTTCGGGAGTCATGGCTTTTTTGAGCGAACCTGAACAAGTGACAGCGCAACAAGCAAAACAAAAATTCTCTGATGTAGCACTTAATTACTGGGCTCGTCCATTCATTGAACCTTTAACAGAACAAGGAATTATTGCAGGTTATCCTGATGGTACATTTAGACCAGAACAGACTATAGACAGAGATGAATTTGCTGCGATTATTCGCCAATCTTTCGATCGAGAAAGAATTAGAAATATCTCCAGCGGCAGCGACTTTAATGACGTTCCCGAAAACTATTGGGCAACCGAACCCATTCAAGAAGCTTACGAAATGGGATTTATGGGAGCATTTGAAGGTAATACATTTCGTCCTCAACAGGGAATTACTAGAGCGCAAGCTTTAGCTGCTTTATCGAGAGGTATGCAAATGAATTTCGATCGCCCTACCACAGCAACAACTCAACAGAGAACTCAACCTAGAACTGCTAAAAATCGCTTAGTATTTCCTTTAGCTTCAACTGCTTTAATGCAGCCATTGCTACCTGTAATTGCAGCACAAAAACCCAGACCTGCTACTACTGCAACAGGAACAACAGCAGCAACAGTTCCTGCACAAAGATATCTCAATAATTACTACGATGATGCGGAACAAATTCCCCCAGCTTTAGTTGCTCCTGTAGCAGCAGCTACCCAAGAAAATGTTGTGGTTAACTATCCAGCACCACGCCTTCTTAGACCTAACGAATTACTCAAACGTAGTGTTGCTGCGGCGATGATTCATCGAGCTTTAGTTTCTCAAGGTAAGTTGCAACCGATTCCTAACAATACTCAGGCTAATAAATATTTTCCTCAGCCTGTAAGCAACACCTCTGCTACTACAAATTCACAGTAA
- a CDS encoding sensory rhodopsin transducer has protein sequence MNKPIGNTFWAIAEGYIPAYGNGPEPQFTSHETACLLNTGEQDAHVEITIYFKDKEPVGPYRVTVSARRTLHLRFNDLTDPEPIPRDTDYASVFISDVPIVVQHTRLDSRQSENALLSTIAYSSSN, from the coding sequence ATGAACAAACCAATTGGAAATACTTTTTGGGCGATCGCAGAAGGCTACATTCCTGCTTACGGTAATGGCCCTGAACCGCAATTTACTAGTCATGAAACTGCTTGTTTGTTGAATACTGGTGAACAGGATGCTCATGTAGAAATCACCATTTATTTTAAAGACAAAGAACCTGTAGGCCCTTATCGGGTAACAGTTTCCGCCAGACGCACATTGCATTTACGTTTTAATGATTTAACCGATCCTGAACCGATTCCTCGTGATACCGATTACGCCAGCGTGTTTATTTCTGATGTGCCAATTGTGGTGCAACATACGCGACTAGATTCCCGGCAATCAGAGAACGCTTTACTTAGTACGATCGCATACTCCAGCAGTAATTAG
- a CDS encoding DUF2382 domain-containing protein, which yields MLLYKVEDFNPDYRTEAFDGREFKGLDVYAGNSDEKIGKIDNGLVDETGRFRYFVVDTGFWIFGKKVLVPVGLCRIDFRSHRVYATGLESKEQAERLPRYEEGMSVDYDYEEQVRNVYRTRTVEASPPVEASLPVESTGIVDATAPVSRPQPVVKKDNYDRQSYTYEKEPAMYNINEQDHQEFKLYEERLVASKSRRKTGEVAIGKHVETETVRASVPVEKERVVIERTTPTDAGISQLPNDVFQEEQAMRMEIYEETADIRKQAFVREEINVRKEVTQETVELKDTVRREELDLDTPGDSTIKK from the coding sequence ATGTTACTCTACAAAGTTGAAGATTTTAATCCCGATTACCGCACAGAAGCTTTTGATGGCAGAGAATTCAAGGGTTTGGATGTCTATGCCGGAAACAGCGATGAAAAAATTGGCAAAATAGATAACGGATTAGTTGATGAAACAGGACGTTTCCGTTATTTTGTTGTTGATACAGGTTTCTGGATTTTTGGGAAAAAGGTTTTAGTTCCGGTTGGTCTTTGTCGAATTGATTTTCGTTCCCATCGTGTTTATGCCACAGGTTTGGAGAGTAAAGAACAAGCGGAAAGATTACCTAGATATGAAGAAGGAATGTCAGTAGATTATGACTACGAAGAACAAGTAAGAAATGTTTATCGTACTCGAACTGTAGAAGCTTCTCCGCCAGTGGAAGCGTCATTACCTGTAGAATCAACAGGAATTGTAGATGCAACTGCTCCAGTTTCTAGACCACAACCAGTAGTTAAAAAAGATAATTACGATCGCCAAAGCTACACTTACGAAAAAGAGCCTGCAATGTATAATATCAACGAGCAGGATCACCAAGAATTTAAACTTTACGAAGAACGATTAGTTGCCAGTAAAAGCCGTCGCAAAACTGGTGAAGTAGCTATTGGCAAGCACGTTGAAACTGAAACTGTACGAGCTTCTGTTCCTGTAGAAAAAGAACGAGTTGTCATTGAACGTACAACTCCTACAGATGCAGGCATTTCACAACTTCCTAATGATGTTTTCCAAGAAGAACAAGCAATGCGAATGGAAATTTACGAAGAAACTGCTGATATCAGAAAGCAAGCTTTTGTGCGCGAAGAAATCAACGTCCGAAAAGAAGTTACTCAAGAAACAGTTGAATTAAAAGACACTGTACGTCGTGAAGAATTAGATTTAGATACTCCGGGTGATTCAACTATTAAGAAATGA
- a CDS encoding DUF2254 domain-containing protein has protein sequence MRNVKLKKLWDSLHSSYWFLPSVMVLGGIVLAFTTLALDRTDKVKMDQWSWIYTGGPEGARSLLSAIAGSMVSVAATAFSITIVALQLASANFGPRLLRNFMQDTGNQLVLGTFIGTFIYCLLILRTVRGEDFKLFVPQLSVTVGILLAIASIAVLIFFIHHASTIIQASHVIENVSIDLHRTIENLYPEKIGHNKEQAERIVGEIPEDFAIASSPITANKAGYLQVIDHEQLMKIACKYDLLLKLNIQPGEFIIQGKNLITIYPAQRVNETVINEIHKVFILGKERTEQQDIEFPIAQLVEISMRALSPGINDPFTAIRCIDRITDGLVHLSQRKFPSAYRYDEEKNLRIIAETVSFAELVDSAFNQIRIYGKSDLAVNLKLLESIAVIASYTDNPKYKSHLYKHAEMIFRGSREELSEEQDCLQVQEEYQRVIQVVKNC, from the coding sequence ATGAGAAATGTTAAGCTAAAAAAACTTTGGGATTCGCTGCATTCTAGCTATTGGTTTTTACCATCGGTGATGGTTTTAGGGGGAATCGTTTTAGCATTTACTACGCTCGCCCTTGACCGCACGGATAAGGTAAAAATGGATCAATGGAGTTGGATTTATACGGGTGGGCCAGAGGGAGCGCGATCGCTACTTTCAGCGATCGCAGGTTCTATGGTAAGTGTAGCAGCAACGGCTTTTTCTATTACTATTGTGGCGTTACAATTAGCATCTGCTAATTTCGGCCCCCGACTGCTAAGAAATTTCATGCAAGATACGGGAAATCAGTTGGTTTTAGGGACATTTATTGGCACATTTATTTACTGTTTGCTGATTCTCAGAACAGTACGAGGAGAAGATTTCAAACTATTTGTACCGCAGCTTTCTGTAACAGTAGGAATTTTATTAGCGATCGCCAGTATTGCTGTGCTAATTTTCTTTATTCATCACGCTTCAACTATTATTCAAGCGTCTCATGTAATTGAAAATGTCAGCATAGATTTGCATAGAACGATCGAGAATTTATATCCTGAAAAAATTGGACACAATAAAGAGCAAGCAGAACGAATAGTTGGGGAGATTCCTGAAGATTTTGCGATCGCATCTTCACCAATTACAGCTAATAAAGCAGGTTATTTACAAGTGATCGATCATGAGCAATTGATGAAAATAGCCTGTAAATATGATTTATTGTTAAAGTTAAACATTCAACCAGGTGAATTTATAATTCAAGGTAAGAATTTAATAACGATCTACCCTGCTCAACGGGTAAATGAAACAGTTATTAACGAAATCCATAAAGTATTTATTTTAGGCAAAGAACGCACAGAACAACAAGATATTGAATTTCCGATCGCGCAATTAGTAGAAATTTCCATGCGTGCGCTTTCTCCGGGGATTAATGACCCTTTTACGGCAATTCGTTGTATCGATCGCATCACCGATGGACTCGTCCATCTTTCCCAAAGGAAATTTCCCTCAGCTTACCGTTATGACGAAGAAAAGAATTTGCGAATAATTGCTGAAACAGTAAGTTTTGCTGAATTAGTTGATAGTGCTTTTAATCAAATTAGAATATATGGTAAATCGGATTTAGCTGTCAATTTAAAGTTGCTGGAATCAATAGCTGTGATTGCCAGTTATACGGACAATCCTAAATATAAATCTCATCTATATAAACACGCAGAAATGATTTTTCGAGGTAGTCGAGAAGAGTTATCTGAAGAACAAGATTGTTTGCAGGTGCAAGAGGAGTATCAAAGAGTAATACAAGTAGTCAAAAACTGTTAG
- a CDS encoding AI-2E family transporter: protein MQTNFFSTIKRWRVKGGFMSLGKWIGFFALIVSLYILWEIREIILIFFTSVVFATALNRVVKRLQQSGAKRGIALTLTIGIVITIVVLSFLLIFPPLTKQFQELIKLIPFGIDKIQTWTNWLQARVPSQFVNNIPSLNDLTTELQRFFAWGITNLYLVLSNSLTLVLNFLLIVVLTIMLLVNPQPYRKVFISLFPAFYRQRVEQILTECEKGLIGWLKGVALSMTFIGITSTIGLWFLDVPLPFVNGLLATILALIPYIGAILSVVPPLLLALLYSPIKAILVIILYTFIQQVEGNFVTPIVMEKEVSLLPAYTLAILTAFGVFFGFLGLFLALPILIVLQTWIREVVIKDVLDRWQTAR, encoded by the coding sequence GTGCAAACAAATTTCTTTAGCACAATTAAGCGTTGGCGAGTAAAAGGCGGCTTTATGAGTTTAGGGAAATGGATCGGTTTTTTCGCTTTAATTGTATCTCTCTATATCCTTTGGGAAATTAGAGAAATTATCCTGATATTTTTTACATCTGTCGTTTTCGCAACGGCTCTTAATCGAGTAGTAAAACGACTGCAACAGTCAGGAGCAAAAAGAGGGATTGCTCTTACATTAACTATTGGGATAGTAATCACAATTGTAGTTTTATCTTTTTTATTAATTTTCCCACCTTTAACTAAACAATTTCAAGAACTAATCAAACTGATACCTTTTGGCATAGATAAAATTCAAACTTGGACTAATTGGTTACAAGCCAGAGTTCCCAGCCAATTTGTTAATAATATTCCTAGCCTCAACGATTTGACTACAGAACTACAACGATTTTTTGCTTGGGGAATTACTAATTTATATCTTGTATTATCAAACTCTTTAACTTTAGTTTTAAACTTTTTATTAATCGTTGTTTTAACAATAATGCTTTTAGTCAATCCACAACCTTACCGGAAAGTATTTATCTCCCTGTTTCCGGCGTTTTATCGTCAGCGAGTAGAGCAGATTCTTACTGAATGTGAAAAAGGTTTAATTGGTTGGTTAAAAGGTGTAGCGTTGAGTATGACTTTTATTGGGATAACTTCCACTATTGGGTTATGGTTTTTAGATGTGCCATTGCCTTTTGTGAATGGACTTTTGGCAACTATTTTGGCTTTAATTCCTTATATTGGCGCAATTTTAAGTGTAGTTCCGCCACTGTTGCTGGCTTTATTATATTCTCCAATAAAAGCTATTTTAGTAATCATACTTTATACTTTCATTCAACAAGTTGAAGGTAATTTTGTTACACCTATAGTGATGGAAAAGGAGGTATCTCTTTTGCCTGCTTATACTTTGGCTATTTTGACAGCTTTTGGGGTTTTCTTTGGATTTTTAGGTTTGTTTTTAGCCTTACCAATTTTGATTGTGCTGCAAACTTGGATTAGGGAAGTTGTAATTAAGGATGTTTTGGATCGTTGGCAAACAGCCCGCTAG
- a CDS encoding Nramp family divalent metal transporter, which yields MTNKNHLSASTQTGNEQQENKQIIPKPPTGWTRFLWLGPSFLWMLSAAGSGELLFTPRIAAFYGYSLLWALLAAVVLKWFINREVGRFSVCTGATILEGFKRLPGPKNWAIWWILVPQFFVAIATVAGLAGAAATALILVTGGTVKLWTVIIILVTAAIVFLGQYNVVEKISSYIGIARTIAVVVAATLVFPNVRQLAAGLLPQIPADVKYQEILPWLGFMLAGAAGLMWYSYWVEARGYGAAGLNQEQPLQANEISDEEKKRLHGWVTLMTLSNTLAVVGALLAALAFLILGGELLRPQGLVPKENQVAETLGNLLGDLWGPFGFWFMIAIVFITFCSTTLSVQDGFGRMFADGTQIILQGFGLRGRWTNEKFLQKTYIIVLVAALPIAIYLIFGQPVGLLQLAGGIEAAHIPVVTGLTLYLNHRMLPKELKPSIWSLGGTVIAGLFFAVFAVIYLLQLTGIIGSGSGG from the coding sequence ATGACAAATAAAAATCATCTTTCTGCCTCAACACAGACAGGTAATGAACAACAGGAAAACAAACAAATAATACCAAAACCACCAACCGGATGGACAAGGTTTTTATGGTTAGGGCCGAGTTTTTTATGGATGCTTTCAGCAGCTGGTTCTGGTGAGTTACTTTTTACTCCAAGAATTGCCGCATTTTACGGTTATTCTTTGTTATGGGCGTTACTAGCAGCAGTAGTTTTAAAGTGGTTTATTAATCGAGAAGTTGGGCGGTTTTCGGTTTGTACTGGGGCGACAATTTTAGAAGGTTTTAAACGACTTCCGGGGCCGAAAAATTGGGCAATTTGGTGGATTTTAGTACCACAGTTTTTTGTGGCGATCGCCACTGTTGCCGGACTCGCAGGAGCCGCCGCCACTGCCTTAATTTTAGTAACAGGAGGAACGGTCAAACTTTGGACAGTAATTATTATCTTAGTCACCGCAGCAATTGTTTTTCTGGGGCAATATAACGTAGTAGAAAAAATCTCCTCTTATATAGGTATTGCTCGCACAATTGCAGTTGTTGTTGCGGCTACTCTGGTATTTCCCAATGTGAGACAATTAGCCGCAGGTTTGCTTCCACAAATACCTGCCGATGTGAAATATCAAGAAATTCTACCTTGGCTAGGTTTTATGTTAGCAGGAGCCGCCGGATTAATGTGGTATTCCTATTGGGTAGAAGCTAGAGGATATGGTGCTGCGGGATTAAATCAGGAACAACCTCTTCAAGCTAATGAAATTAGTGATGAAGAGAAAAAGCGATTACATGGTTGGGTAACGTTAATGACTTTATCTAACACTTTAGCGGTTGTTGGTGCGCTGTTAGCAGCTTTAGCTTTCTTAATTCTTGGCGGAGAATTACTGCGTCCTCAAGGTTTAGTTCCGAAAGAAAATCAAGTGGCAGAAACGTTAGGTAATTTATTAGGCGATCTTTGGGGGCCATTTGGTTTTTGGTTTATGATTGCGATCGTATTTATTACCTTTTGTAGCACTACTCTTTCCGTTCAAGATGGCTTTGGCAGAATGTTTGCTGATGGCACTCAAATCATCTTACAAGGCTTTGGTTTGCGCGGTCGTTGGACAAATGAAAAGTTCCTCCAAAAAACCTACATTATCGTTTTGGTAGCAGCTTTACCGATCGCAATTTACCTGATTTTTGGTCAACCAGTTGGGTTACTTCAATTAGCAGGAGGAATTGAAGCAGCGCATATTCCAGTTGTTACCGGATTAACGCTTTATTTAAATCATCGAATGTTACCTAAAGAACTGAAACCCTCAATATGGTCTTTGGGTGGAACTGTAATTGCTGGGCTATTTTTTGCCGTGTTTGCTGTCATTTACTTATTGCAATTAACTGGAATTATTGGTTCAGGTAGTGGAGGTTAA
- a CDS encoding alpha-amylase family protein, with translation MQNHWYKNAIVYSLDVETFLDSDGNGVGDFQGLTNCLDHLSGLGITCLWLLPFYPSPNRDNGYDVMDYYGVDPRLGTLGDFVEFMHQAKERGIRVIIDLVVNHTSIEHPWFQAARSDKNSRYRDYYVWEKKPPKDFEPGLLAFPNAEDSIWEYDEKAEAFYLHHFYKEQPDLNIGNPKVREEICKIMAFWLELGVSGFRIDAAPFLIKGIGIEGANPEELEGFLAEMHSFLVSRRGDAVLLAEANVASENIPIYFGEGDRMHLLFNFLLNQYMFLALARKDANTLRDGLKTLPKIPGICQWLNFVRHHDELTLDRISKSEQQEIFAAFAPEENMQLYGHGIRRRLAPMMGGNRCQIELVYSLLFTLPGTPLVRYGEEIGMGDDLSLEDRNSVRTVMQWSDEKNGGFSKAEPDQLTRPTIKGGEYGYEKVNVSYQQRDSNSLINWMERAIRVRKQCPEFGWGEWTILETDEPAVFAHSCEWQGKTVIALHNLADKPCTVSLKANNYTHLFDLFGDRQYDSLNGDLSSVPLSGYGYRWFRVNRMS, from the coding sequence ATGCAAAATCATTGGTACAAAAACGCAATTGTTTACTCTCTAGATGTCGAAACTTTCTTAGATTCCGATGGCAATGGTGTCGGTGATTTTCAAGGGCTTACTAATTGCTTAGATCACCTTTCTGGATTAGGAATTACTTGTTTGTGGTTACTACCTTTTTATCCTTCTCCTAATCGAGATAATGGTTACGATGTCATGGATTATTACGGTGTCGATCCACGTTTAGGAACGCTGGGAGATTTTGTTGAATTCATGCACCAAGCAAAGGAAAGAGGAATTCGTGTAATTATCGATTTAGTAGTTAACCACACCTCAATTGAACATCCTTGGTTTCAAGCAGCACGTAGCGATAAAAACTCTCGATATCGTGACTACTATGTGTGGGAAAAAAAACCGCCAAAAGATTTTGAGCCAGGATTACTCGCTTTTCCTAATGCTGAGGATAGTATTTGGGAATATGACGAGAAAGCAGAAGCTTTCTATCTGCATCACTTCTACAAAGAACAGCCAGATTTAAATATTGGCAATCCCAAAGTCCGAGAAGAAATTTGCAAAATCATGGCATTTTGGCTAGAACTGGGTGTGTCTGGATTTCGCATTGATGCGGCTCCTTTTTTAATTAAAGGAATTGGCATTGAAGGTGCTAATCCAGAAGAATTAGAAGGGTTTTTAGCAGAAATGCACAGTTTTTTAGTATCGCGTCGAGGTGATGCTGTACTATTAGCTGAAGCAAATGTTGCCTCAGAAAATATTCCTATATATTTTGGTGAAGGTGACAGAATGCACTTACTATTCAACTTTTTGTTGAATCAGTATATGTTTTTGGCACTAGCGCGAAAAGATGCAAATACTCTGCGGGATGGGTTAAAAACACTGCCGAAAATTCCAGGGATTTGTCAATGGTTAAATTTTGTTCGCCATCATGATGAATTGACGCTCGATCGCATAAGTAAATCCGAACAACAGGAAATTTTCGCCGCCTTTGCACCGGAAGAAAATATGCAGCTTTACGGGCATGGAATTCGCCGTCGTTTAGCACCAATGATGGGCGGAAATCGCTGTCAAATTGAATTAGTTTACAGCTTACTTTTCACTCTTCCTGGTACACCTTTAGTCCGCTACGGTGAAGAAATTGGTATGGGCGATGATTTGTCTTTAGAAGACCGAAATAGTGTCCGCACAGTGATGCAATGGTCAGATGAAAAGAACGGTGGTTTTTCTAAAGCTGAACCAGATCAACTGACTCGACCAACAATTAAAGGCGGAGAATATGGCTATGAAAAAGTAAATGTTTCTTACCAACAACGCGATTCTAATTCGTTAATAAACTGGATGGAACGAGCAATTAGAGTTCGCAAACAATGCCCGGAATTTGGTTGGGGTGAATGGACAATTTTAGAAACTGATGAACCTGCGGTTTTTGCTCATAGTTGTGAGTGGCAAGGTAAGACAGTTATTGCTTTACATAATTTGGCTGACAAACCTTGTACGGTGTCGTTGAAAGCGAATAATTACACTCATTTGTTCGATTTATTTGGCGATCGCCAATATGATTCTCTGAATGGAGATTTAAGTTCTGTTCCTTTATCAGGTTACGGTTATCGTTGGTTTCGAGTTAACCGAATGAGTTAA
- a CDS encoding TIGR03885 family FMN-dependent LLM class oxidoreductase translates to MANIGYHSSHEQFKPSELLKYVQMAEQAGFTLALSSDHFHPWGEAQGESGFAWSWLGAAMQATPTLSYRVVCAPGQRYHPAIIAQAAATLAEMFPNRFWLTVGSGQAVNEHITGEKWPTKGDRNARLKECVDIIRALWSGETVTHHGLVNIEDAKLYTRPEIFPAIIGAAITPETAEWLGSWADGLITTSRPPEKLKKVVDAFRRGGGEGKPMILKVQLSYDNSEEKALQGAYHQWRNNIFKSKMLTELITPEQFDAAGEFVQPEELFNHVRISADPQQHIEWLQKDIELGFNELILHNVNREQEQFIEVFGAKVLPELTSS, encoded by the coding sequence ATGGCTAACATTGGTTATCACTCATCTCACGAACAATTCAAACCTAGTGAATTGTTGAAATATGTGCAAATGGCAGAACAAGCTGGGTTTACTTTGGCGCTTTCCTCAGACCATTTTCATCCTTGGGGAGAAGCGCAAGGAGAAAGCGGTTTTGCTTGGTCTTGGTTAGGTGCAGCAATGCAGGCAACGCCAACACTTTCTTATCGGGTTGTTTGTGCTCCCGGACAACGTTATCATCCGGCAATTATTGCCCAAGCTGCGGCAACTTTAGCGGAAATGTTTCCGAATCGTTTTTGGTTAACTGTGGGTAGCGGACAGGCAGTTAATGAACATATTACTGGGGAAAAATGGCCGACAAAAGGCGATCGCAACGCCCGTTTAAAAGAATGTGTTGATATTATCCGCGCTCTTTGGTCAGGAGAAACAGTTACCCATCACGGTTTAGTAAACATTGAAGATGCCAAACTTTACACGCGCCCGGAAATTTTTCCCGCAATTATTGGAGCAGCAATTACTCCCGAAACCGCTGAATGGTTGGGAAGTTGGGCAGATGGATTAATTACCACTTCTCGCCCACCAGAAAAGTTAAAAAAAGTCGTTGATGCCTTTCGTCGAGGTGGCGGAGAAGGCAAACCAATGATTTTAAAAGTACAGCTTTCTTACGATAATTCTGAGGAGAAAGCATTACAAGGTGCTTATCATCAATGGCGTAACAATATATTCAAAAGCAAGATGTTAACCGAACTGATAACTCCCGAACAATTTGATGCTGCTGGGGAGTTTGTCCAACCAGAAGAATTATTTAATCACGTTAGGATTTCGGCAGATCCACAGCAGCATATTGAGTGGTTACAAAAAGATATTGAATTGGGATTTAATGAACTGATTTTGCACAATGTTAATCGTGAACAAGAACAGTTTATTGAAGTGTTTGGTGCTAAAGTTTTGCCAGAATTAACATCGAGTTGA
- a CDS encoding mechanosensitive ion channel family protein has translation MNIQLSAAWKQLQSMINDFLALLPNIAIALIVFFIFFFVGRAVKRLVRSLTRNRRQARNLGLVLGRLAQGAIVLVGLFVSLSIVIPSIKANDLVQLLGISGVAIGFAFRDILQNFLAGILILLTEPFQINDQIVFKNFEGTVENIETRATTIRTYDGRRIVIPNSELFTNSVTVNTAFENRRLQYDIGIGYGDDIERARQLILEAMYDIQDVLREPAPDAIVVDLAESTVNIRARWWIQPPRRSDALDLQDKVLTGIKNKLTANGIDLPFPTQQILFHDQTEETDGDRNRQREGWPAGRNEAPKPRSIGGSLRKLVELQAQKNGNGQTSPNNNS, from the coding sequence ATGAATATACAATTATCAGCAGCTTGGAAACAGTTGCAGAGCATGATTAATGATTTCTTAGCTCTGTTACCGAATATTGCGATCGCACTAATTGTATTTTTCATCTTTTTCTTTGTTGGTAGGGCAGTTAAAAGACTAGTTAGAAGTTTAACGCGCAATCGTCGCCAAGCACGAAATTTAGGATTAGTGCTAGGAAGATTAGCACAGGGAGCGATAGTTTTGGTGGGGTTGTTTGTGTCTCTATCAATTGTCATTCCTTCGATAAAAGCTAATGACTTGGTACAATTATTAGGGATTAGTGGGGTAGCAATTGGTTTTGCTTTTCGGGATATTTTGCAAAACTTTTTAGCCGGAATTTTAATTTTATTAACTGAACCTTTTCAAATTAATGACCAAATTGTATTTAAGAATTTTGAGGGAACTGTAGAAAATATTGAAACGAGAGCGACCACAATTAGAACTTATGACGGGCGGCGGATAGTAATTCCCAATTCAGAACTTTTTACTAATTCAGTAACAGTTAATACTGCTTTTGAGAACCGGAGATTACAATACGATATTGGCATTGGTTACGGTGATGATATTGAACGAGCTAGGCAATTAATTCTGGAAGCAATGTATGACATCCAAGACGTTTTAAGAGAACCTGCACCGGATGCAATTGTGGTAGATTTGGCTGAAAGTACGGTGAATATTCGCGCTCGATGGTGGATTCAACCACCCCGAAGATCTGATGCTTTGGATTTGCAAGATAAAGTTTTAACTGGGATTAAAAATAAGCTGACTGCTAATGGGATCGATCTGCCATTTCCGACGCAACAAATTCTGTTTCATGACCAAACAGAGGAGACAGATGGCGATCGCAATCGTCAAAGAGAAGGTTGGCCCGCAGGCAGAAATGAAGCGCCAAAACCTCGCAGCATCGGTGGTTCTTTGCGAAAATTAGTTGAATTACAAGCCCAGAAAAATGGTAATGGTCAAACTTCACCTAATAACAATTCATGA
- a CDS encoding ZIP family metal transporter, with product MRWLIKWVQNRVSKVKKKATAWLIFLGVGVDLFSDGLMVGTGSSIAFGLGLILALGQIMANIPGGLVTLASFKEKGISNQQRRIVSFGFLLPALLGTTIGYWTVRGQPELIKFVLLAFTAGILTTVVIENMVPEAVAKEKETYKETFTFVGGFALFALLSIYLG from the coding sequence ATTCGTTGGTTAATTAAATGGGTACAAAACCGGGTTAGTAAAGTTAAGAAAAAAGCGACAGCTTGGTTAATTTTTTTAGGTGTAGGAGTTGATTTGTTTAGTGATGGATTAATGGTAGGAACTGGTTCTAGCATCGCTTTTGGATTAGGTTTAATTTTAGCTTTAGGTCAAATAATGGCTAACATTCCCGGAGGATTAGTCACCCTTGCCAGTTTCAAAGAAAAAGGTATTTCAAACCAACAACGCCGAATCGTATCTTTTGGTTTTTTATTACCTGCTCTTTTGGGCACAACTATTGGCTATTGGACAGTACGCGGTCAACCAGAATTAATTAAGTTTGTATTGCTGGCTTTTACCGCAGGAATACTCACAACAGTAGTAATTGAAAATATGGTTCCCGAAGCAGTTGCTAAAGAAAAAGAAACTTATAAAGAAACATTTACCTTTGTAGGAGGTTTTGCATTATTTGCCCTGCTTTCAATTTATTTAGGCTAA